Proteins encoded within one genomic window of Callithrix jacchus isolate 240 chromosome 11, calJac240_pri, whole genome shotgun sequence:
- the NEUROD6 gene encoding neurogenic differentiation factor 6, translating to MLTLPFDESVVMPESQMCRKFSRECEDQKQIKKPESFSKQIVLRGKSIKRAPGEETEKEEEEEDREEEDENGLPRRRGLRKKKTTKLRLERVKFRRQEANARERNRMHGLNDALDNLRKVVPCYSKTQKLSKIETLRLAKNYIWALSEILRIGKRPDLLTFVQNLCKGLSQPTTNLVAGCLQLNARSFLMGQGGEAAHHTRSPYSTFYPPYHSPELTTPPGHGTLDNSKSMKPYNYCSAYESFYESTSPECASPQFEGPLSPPPINYNGIFSLKQEETLDYGKNYNYGMHYCAVPPRGPLGQGAMFRLPTDSHFPYDLHLRSQSLTMQDELNAVFHN from the coding sequence ATGTTAACACTACCATTTGATGAGTCTGTTGTAATGCCAGAATCCCAGATGTGCAGAAAGTTTTCTAGAGAATGCGAGGACCAGAAGCAAATTAAGAAACCAGAAAGCTTTTCCAAACAGATTGTCCTTCGAGGAAAGAGCATCAAAAGGGCCCCTGGagaagaaactgagaaagaagaggaggaggaagacagggaagaggaagatgaaaatGGGTTGCCTAGAAGGAGGggtcttaggaaaaaaaagacaaccaagCTCCGATTGGAAAGGGTCAAGTTCAGGAGACAGGAAGCGAATGCGCGCGAGAGGAACAGGATGCATGGCCTCAACGACGCTCTGGACAACTTAAGGAAAGTGGTCCCCTGTTATTCTAAAACCCAGAAACTGTCCAAAATAGAGACTTTACGACTGGCCAAAAACTACATCTGGGCACTTTCTGAAATTCTGAGAATCGGCAAGAGACCAGATCTGCTCACATTTGTCCAAAACTTATGCAAAGGTCTTTCCCAGCCAACTACAAACTTGGTGGCAGGCTGCTTGCAGCTCAATGCCAGGAGTTTCCTGATGGGTCAGGGTGGGGAGGCTGCGCACCACACAAGGTCACCCTACTCTACCTTCTACCCACCCTACCACAGCCCTGAGCTCACCACTCCCCCAGGGCATGGGACTCTTGATAATTCCAAGTCCATGAAACCCTACAATTATTGCAGTGCGTATGAATCCTTCTATGAAAGTACTTCCCCTGAGTGTGCCAGTCCTCAGTTTGAAGGTCCCTTAAGTCCTCCCCCAATTAACTATAATGGGATATTTTCCCTGAAGCAAGAAGAAACCTTGGACTATGGCAAAAATTACAATTACGGCATGCATTACTGTGCAGTGCCACCCAGGGGTCCCCTTGGGCAGGGTGCCATGTTCAGGTTGCCCACCGACAGCCACTTCCCTTACGACTTACATCTGCGCAGCCAATCTCTCACCATGCAAGATGAATTAAATGCAGTTTTTCATAAttaa